Proteins from a genomic interval of Quercus lobata isolate SW786 chromosome 11, ValleyOak3.0 Primary Assembly, whole genome shotgun sequence:
- the LOC115967553 gene encoding diaminopimelate decarboxylase 2, chloroplastic-like — protein sequence MAAKATHLLSSYSPTLPKTFENPLNQNSFSKIQTLSLKTTQKWSLSLTVRAILSQNTSFPHCFTKSSDGYLYCEGLKVQEVMDSVEKRPFYLYSKPQITRNFEAYNQALDGLSSIIGYAIKANNNSKILEYLRQLGCGAVLVSGNELRLALHAEFDPTKCIFNGNGKLLKELVLAAEAGVFVNVDSEFDLENIVAAARIAGKKVNVLLRINPDVDPQVHPYVATGNKNSKFGIRNEKLQWFLDSVKAHPNELKLVGAHCHLGSTITKVDIFRDAAVLMVNYIDEIRAQGFEVDYLNIGGGLGIDYYHTGAILPTPRDLIDTVRELVLSRNLKLIIEPGRSLIANTCCLVSRVTGVKTNGTKNFVVIDGSMAELIRPSLYGAYQHIELVSPAPPDAETSTFDVVGPVCESADFLGKDRVLPTPAKGAGLVVHDAGAYCMSMASTYNLRMRPPEYWVEQDGSVTKIRRGETLEDHMQFFEGL from the exons ATGGCAGCTAAAGCTACACACTTATTATCCTCCTACTCCCCAACACTTCCCAAAACCTTTGAAAACCCTCTTAACCAAAACTCGTTTTCCAAAATCCAAACTTTATCCCTCAAAACCACCCAAAAGTGGTCTCTTTCTCTCACAGTCAGAGCCATCCTCTCCCAAAACACCTCATTTCCGCATTGTTTCACCAAATCCTCAGATGGGTATCTTTACTGTGAAGGACTTAAGGTCCAGGAAGTCATGGACTCTGTTGAGAAGAGGCCGTTCTATCTCTACAGTAAGCCACAGATAACTAGAAACTTTGAGGCCTATAACCAGGCTTTGGATGGTCTGAGCTCAATTATTGGGTACGCTATTAAGGCTAACAATAACTCGAAGATTCTAGAGTATTTAAGGCAGCTTGGTTGTGGTGCTGTGCTTGTCAGTGGAAATGAGCTGAGGCTTGCTCTCCATGCTGAGTTTGATCCCACTAA GTGTATTTTCAATGGGAATGGAAAACTTTTGAAGGAATTGGTCTTAGCCGCCGAAGCGGGTGTATTTGTTAATGTTGATAGTGAATTTGACTTGGAGAATATTGTAGCAGCTGCAAGAATAGCCGGCAAGAAGGTTAATGTTTTACTTCGGATCAACCCAGACGTGGACCCTCAA gtCCATCCTTATGTTGCCACTGGGAACAAGAACTCCAAATTTGGTATTAGAAATGAGAAGTTGCAATGGTTCTTGGATTCTGTAAAGGCACATCCTAATGAGCTAAAGCTTGTGGGAGCTCATTGCCATCTTGGGTCCACCATCACCAAG GTGGACATATTCAGGGATGCTGCGGTTCTTATGGTCAACTACATTGACGAAATCCGAGCTCAAGGTTTTGAAGTTGATTACTTAAATATTGGAGGTGGACTTGGGATAGATTATTATCACACTGGTGCTATCCTTCCTACGCCCAGAGATTTAATTGATACT GTTCGAGAGCTGGTCCTTTCACGAAATCTTAAACTCATCATTGAACCTGGGAGATCATTGATTGCAAATACTTGTTGCCTGGTTAGTCGTGTAACTGGGGTCAAAACTAATGGAACAAAAAACTTTGTTGTGATTGATGGCAGCATGGCTGAACTTATCCGTCCTAGTCTTTATGGTGCTTATCAA CACATAGAGCTGGTTTCTCCTGCACCTCCTGATGCAGAGACCTCAACCTTTGATGTGGTGGGCCCTGTCTGTGAGTCAGCAGATTTCCTGGGAAAGGATAGAGTACTTCCAACTCCAGCCAAG GGAGCTGGTCTGGTTGTTCATGATGCTGGTGCTTACTGTATGAGCATGGCGTCAACTTATAATCTTAGAATGCGCCCGCCAGAGTACTGG GTTGAACAAGATGGATCGGTGACCAAAATCCGGCGTGGAGAAACATTAGAAGATCATATGCAATTCTTCGAAGGGCTTTAA